The proteins below are encoded in one region of Penicillium psychrofluorescens genome assembly, chromosome: 4:
- a CDS encoding uncharacterized protein (ID:PFLUO_006595-T1.cds;~source:funannotate), which produces MSTPNDLQALLASIRPRPSPTNATGQDTSQPQRPSQYHHPGLFPPHPQQQQQQQPYDGQSFAHLQPHGYHHPSVSSNIHSPAPVNTPPHHGSDILSPNVPTPRSEWPPQQPQQAEPDRAANLLNLLKFKQVASPAAQPQVPIEQPQSLPAQEASPHERNISASDFVASLFGKQAAPAAAPPTQPSQSAANAAGPSENTQEMLLRLLNRHQPVGLDGEDSPALSAALRPQETKDTLMEVMESIPVEPAKPERVASPSSKESLFTYVNPFDQLAAVSPRNKSPQPKHVPETLPNVSKTKKHKVTAESTPVLEPAENQGRSETPDLDEGQQQAVNDVVGRLVDQIGRSLSGSEPKPAAKASIPSNQEQSIQGVLSSVASHLRETAGEAKDAAAELATDAVAAPAGQDVNQNAEALADSWESAEDSAEKDEDRVISVHNFPLRPFITIAVRSQSGKLPTFRDDGVMDIARLKKEFDQLDRSLTAATSEYIVYALAKTGGIRIIRQDDGSDRQVFRSTRDRVFNVALCTSPSATGASEVQAILGIGVSGAVYWALISHYDKDLFDLDALESESLIFPPFPASDENTSGGQLKTRAKRSTRHPDLFAIGRGKNIYIVSPRAAMNSDYGVTGSQRTVNTEKFLKERALKISTGKAGKDFVFSDDDTIIASLDKTGRLRFWDISDVLDDPNFIDGVVSNLNEVRVPLNTFVTGSPAEKSWPTSVLFIDKLRAYSKNMALRYVLVGLKQNHTLQLWDIGLGKAVQELKFPHENESDAICSVNYHPSSGIIVVGHPTRNSIYFVHLSAPRYNLGQMTQTAYIRAASEKDSTLPKPESTACLSGIREISLGSKGQLRSLEILPITKSSRGTEDTGLFELYVMHSRGVTCLTIKKEDLGWTPDNKVIRPVDALAEGRIEISELQSFPSYVTDDPSINGDSASTPSRATTKEPPKKMDVVESISGATPSRNTSPTKPPKKKAGEEQPEAPSGADKSEKKKKKKAAAEAKAKEPTATVGVETLPSEQSKNETLASSTAAMNATQAADRGMPPALASALPGGMSADNLNKHLETLQSTVSSEFNKSLGREFEDLYRRFDDERRSWDAASSAKQDQVLRLVSSTLSDNVEQNLARIVSSSIQTDVVPAITDATSTAVGKQLNSIVSKQLGATITAELRQVLPTAVTNALQQPAVIKSVSDSVAQKVAPRVEAEVSKAVQSSIAPLIENLARSTKKAETDMENHFQAQIRRYESQRQNDNAKIEEMSIMLRDLSNTVASLAVSQRQGQGQSPVANVKRASVATSVPRPSDTNARAPPPQAAPRAAPVPPAPAPVPAAAPSAPPRSAEEAELAEIMQLINAGQFEEGSIKWLQSSQQADLFDNFFVRVPPSYLARLSPIMTLSVGVAVTTSLQTNISQRLSWLEVVLQTVDARDNDLREVAPRIMDILSQRLNNLYMAVAERNPHDPILRMIAPLSRRARELHDRSK; this is translated from the exons ATGTCCACCCCCAACGATCTTCAGGCTCTGCTGGCCAGCATCCGGCCTCGCCCTTCTCCGACCAACGCTACCGGCCAGGATACCTCCCAGCCCCAGCGTCCGTCGCAGTACCACCACCCGGGTCTGTTCCCACCGCacccacagcagcagcagcagcaacagccctACGACGGGCAGAGTTTCGCCCACCTCCAGCCTCATGGTTACCACCATCCTTCGGTCTCCTCGAATATCCACAGCCCTGCGCCTGTCAATACCCCGCCGCACCACGGCTCTGACATTCTGAGCCCCAATGTCCCGACGCCTCGCAGCGAGTGgcctccgcagcagccacagcaaGCCGAGCCCGACCGCGCCGCAAACTTGTTGAATCTCCTCAAGTTCAAGCAGGTTGCCAGTCCTGCTGCGCAGCCGCAGGTCCCGATCGAGCAGCCTCAGTCCCTGCCGGCCCAGGAAGCCTCGCCGCACGAACGAAATATTTCCGCGTCTGACTTTGTTGCTTCTCTGTTCGGCAAGCAGGCTGcccctgctgctgcgcccCCGACGCAGCCCAGTCAATCCGCCGCCAATGCGGCTGGTCCTAGCGAGAATACCCAGGAGATGTTGCTTCGTCTGCTCAACCGGCACCAGCCTGTGGGACTCGACGGAGAAGATTCGCCGGCCCTGTCTGCAGCTCTGCGTCCTCAGGAAACCAAGGACACCCTTATGGAAGTCATGGAGTCTATCCCAGTGGAGCCTGCGAAACCCGAAAGGGTcgcatctccttcttccaaggAGTCATTGTTCACTTACGTCAACCCCTTTGATCAATTGGCCGCCGTCTCGCCTCGTAACAAGTCTCCACAGCCCAAGCATGTCCCCGAGACCCTGCCGAATGTGtccaagaccaagaaacaCAAGGTTACTGCTGAGTCCACCCCTGTGCTTGAACCTGCCGAGAATCAAGGCAGGAGCGAGACCCCTGATTTGGATGAGGGACAGCAGCAGGCTGTGAATGATGTCGTCGGTCGTCTCGTGGACCAGATTGGCCGTTCGCTCAGCGGCAGTGAACCTAAGCCCGCAGCGAAAGCTTCTATTCCCAGCAATCAGGAGCAGTCGATCCAGGGGGTTCTGTCATCTGTCGCCAGTCACTTGCGAGAGACCGCAGGCGAAGCGAAAGATGCAGCCGCAGAACTCGCGACGGATGCCGTTGCAGCCCCCGCTGGACAGGATGTGAATCAAAATGCTGAAGCTCTAGCCGATAGCTGGGAAAGTGCCGAGGATAGCGCTGAAAAGGACGAAGATCGCGTTATCTCCGTGCACAATTTCCCTCTCCGGCCGTTCATTACCATCGCCGTGAGGTCTCAATCCGGAAAGCTGCCGACATTCCGCGATGATGGAGTCATGGACATTGCTCGATTGAAAAAGGAGTTCGATCAGCTGGACCGGTCCCTGACCGCAGCAACTTCTGAATACATCGTTTATGCCCTTGCCAAGACCGGGGGTATCAGAATTATTCGACAGGACGATGGCAGTGACCGGCAGGTTTTCCGCTCTACTCGTGACCGGGTATTCAATGTCGCTCTCTGTACGTCGCCGTCTGCCACCGGCGCCTCCGAGGTGCAGGCGATCCTTGGAATTGGGGTCAGTGGCGCCGTGTACTGGGCCTTAATCTCTCACTACGACAAAGACTTGTTTGATCTGGATGCTCTGGAGAGCGAGAGTCTGATATTCCCTCCTTTCCCGGCTTCTGACGAGAACACCTCCGGCGGCCAGCTGAAAACGCGGGCTAAGCGGAGCACTCGTCATCCCGATCTGTTCGCCATCGGTCGGGGAAAGAACATCTATATTGTGTCTCCCCGGGCTGCGATGAACTCCGACTACGGCGTCACTGGTTCTCAGCGCACGGTCAACACGGAGAAGTTTCTGAAGGAGCGTGCCCTGAAGATTTCCACTGGCAAAGCTGGCAAGGATTTTGTCTTCAGTGACGATGATACCATCATCGCTTCGCTCGACAAGACCGGCCGACTGCGCTTCTGGGATATCTCCGATGTCCTGGATGACCCCAATTTCATCGACGGTGTCGTCTCGAATCTGAATGAGGTCCGAGTCCCGCTCAACACGTTTGTGACTGGCTCTCCCGCGGAAAAATCGTGGCCCACGTCGGTGCTGTTCATCGACAAACTGCGCGCTTACTCAAAGAACATGGCACTCCGCTATGTTCTGGTCGGGCTTAAGCAAAACCACACCTTACAGCTCTGGGATATTGGGCTGGGCAAGGCTGTGCAAGAGCTGAAGTTCCCGCACGAGAACGAGTCGGACGCCATTTGCAGCGTCAACTACCATCCATCATCGGGGATTATTGTCGTTGGACATCCCACTCGCAACTCGATATACTTTGTTCACCTGTCTGCGCCTCGGTATAACCTGGGACAGATGACGCAGACGGCGTATATCAGAGCTGCCAGCGAGAAGGACAGTACTCTTCCGAAGCCCGAGTCTACCGCCTGTCTGAGCGGCATCCGGGAGATCTCTCTGGGCTCTAAGGGCCAGCTGCGAAGCTTGGAGATTCTTCCCATCACCAAATCCAGCCGTGGCACCGAGGATACCGGCCTATTTGAGCTGTATGTGATGCATTCTCGCGGGGTCACCTGCCTGACCATCAagaaggaagatctgggcTGGACGCCCGATAACAAGGTCATCCGTCCTGTCGATGCATTGGCAGAAGGCCGTATCGAAATCAGCGAACTTCAGTCCTTCCCCAGCTACGTTACTGATGATCCGTCTATCAATGGCGATTCGGCTTCTACTCCTTCTCGTGCGACCACCAAGGAGCCACCGAAGAAAATGGACGTTGTCGAATCAATTAGCGGTGCTACTCCTTCGCGCAACACATCGCCGACCAAGCcacccaagaagaaggctggcgaggagcagcCTGAAGCTCCCAGCGGAGCCGATAAGTctgaaaagaagaagaaaaagaaagccgcTGCCGAAGCCAAGGCAAAGGAACCTACCGCCACTGTTGGTGTCGAAACTCTGCCCAGTGAGCAGTCAAAGAACGAGACACTTGCCTCGTCCACCGCTGCTATGAATGCGACTCAGGCGGCGGACCGTGGCATGCCACCTGCTCTCGCCTCTGCGCTCCCTGGTGGTATGTCGGCCGACAACTTGAACAAGCATCTCGAGACGCTCCAAAGCACCGTTTCGAGCGAGTTCAACAAGAGCCTTGGTCGCGAGTTTGAAGACTTGTACCGTCGGTTTGACGACGAGCGTCGCAGCTGGGATGCTGCCTCATCCGCAAAGCAGGATCAAGTCCTGCGCCTGGTCTCCAGTACGCTGTCTGACAATGTCGAGCAGAATCTGGCTCGCATCGTCTCCAGCAGCATCCAGACGGACGTGGTTCCTGCCATCACCGATGCCACCTCCACAGCGGTTGGCAAGCAGCTGAACAGCATCGTCTCCAAGCAGCTTGGCGCAACCATCACGGCCGAACTTCGTCAGGTTCTTCCCACGGCGGTGACGAATGCCTTGCAGCAGCCAGCGGTGATTAAATCCGTCTCGGATTCAGTAGCTCAGAAGGTTGCACCTCGTGTTGAGGCTGAGGTGTCCAAGGCTGTGCAGAGCTCTATCGCTCCACTGATCGAGAACCTGGCGCGCTCCaccaagaaggccgagaCAGATATGGAAAACCATTTCCAGGCCCAGATCAGGCGCTACGAGTCGCAGCGCCAGAACGATAATGcgaagattgaggagatgTCGATCATGCTGCGGGATCTTTCGAACACTGTGGCTTCCTTGGCTGTCAGCCAACGCCAGGGGCAGGGCCAGAGTCCAGTCGCAAATGTCAAACGCGCTTCGGTCGCCACTTCAGTCCCGCGTCCAAGCGATACCAACGCGCGCGCTCCTCCACCGCAGGCGGCACCTCGAGCTGCTCCGGTTCCCCCGGCCCCTGCTCCGGTCCCTGCTGCGGCCCCGTCCGCTCCACCGAGGAGCGCCGAGGAAGCTGAACTGGCCGAGATTATGCAATTGATCAACGCCGGGCAGTTCGAGGAGGGATCTATCAAA TGGTTGCAATCGTCGCAACAGGCCGACCTATTCGACAACTTCTTCGTTCGCGTGCCCCCATCCTACCTGGCCCGTCTTTCGCCAATCATGACGCTGTCCGTGGGCGTCGCTGTCACCACGTCTCTGCAGACGAACATCTCTCAACGTCTCTCTTGGCTGGAAGTGGTTCTCCAGACCGTCGATGCCAGG GATAACGACCTCCGCGAAGTCGCGCCCCGGATCATGGATATCCTGAGCCAGCGTCTCAACAACCTGTACATGGCTGTTGCCGAGCGCAACCCGCACGACCCGATTCTCCGAATGATTGCGCCGCTCTCGCGTCGTGCGCGCGAGCTGCATGATCGGAGCAAATAA
- a CDS encoding uncharacterized protein (ID:PFLUO_006596-T1.cds;~source:funannotate) gives MFCLRSWLPLLFIPTNASPLFIISFVALTYIIHRPCIYCSALLLILFISSCHWADRCIFDLRSNWFAPRYNSTPDYYPSISGNGTSLAVDPNESLAGFVFEAINSTAKTLAGAAVEGVQQQLASRGLEPRPEEWTGVGLEWLRSLLGRREWTLPCVDVKVRL, from the exons ATGTTTTGCCTCCGAAG CTGGTTACCACTTCTCTTCATTCCAACCAACGCATCCCCTCTgttcatcatctccttcgtTGCCCTAACCTATATAATCCACCGGCCATGTATCTACTGTTCAGCCCTGCTGCTGattctcttcatctcgtccTGCCACTGGGCAGACCGCTGCATCTTTGATCTGCGCAGCAACTGGTTTGCGCCGCGCTACAACTCCACACCCGATTACTATCCCTCAATCTCGGGCAACGGCACCTCTCTGGCGGTCGATCCCAATGAGAGTCTGGCCGGTTTTGTCTTTGAGGCTATCAATTCAACCGCCAAGACGTTGGCGGGCGCTGCAGTCGAAGGTGTACAACAGCAGTTAGCTTCGCGCGGACTGGAGCCCAGACCGGAGGAGTGGACGGGCGTCGGCTTGGAATGGTTGCGGAGTCTACTCGGGCGTCGGGAATGGACTCTCCCTTGCGTGGATGTCAAGGTTCGCCTATAA
- a CDS encoding uncharacterized protein (ID:PFLUO_006597-T1.cds;~source:funannotate), producing MRVQEKNRAVIDNNLLPPNCSLDSCLGLTGEITCIVSAIASGDAAALQKCLSNGVSELRCLYPSGGQHSVCIGPLLGGEFYVYSSRG from the exons ATGAGGG TGCAAGAGAAGAACAGGGCCGTCATCgacaacaacctccttcCGCCCAACTGCAGCCTGGACTCGTGTCTCGGCTTGACCGGCGAGATCACCTGTATCGTTTCCGCTATCGCGAGCGGCGATGCCGCTGCTCTGCAGAAATGTCTTTCGAATGGCGTCAGCGAG TTGCGCTGCTTGTATCCCTCTGGTGGCCAACATTCTGTCTGCATTGGGCCTTTGCTCGGCGGCGAATTCTACGTTTACTCCTCCCGTGGTTAA
- a CDS encoding uncharacterized protein (ID:PFLUO_006598-T1.cds;~source:funannotate), whose product MSLFKINVPPGAPYGGCALTGIELSGGRHLSNLGSILLAFIAILLSLFLIWRSDKKHAAVGRREMQLFLLGFIIIEICEIFTVGGIPLHDTVRKGFSAVHVAAIAATCWILLLNALVGFQLLDDGTPMSLSLICISAAVLFIGTGYIALDTGFNWTGHFEPSHFGDNRNIGLYVLYQLFPLVCLVVFFVLEAILVLSVLGEFRPMIFLTAAGLLFAIGQVFQYVVSTYVCHGTHGKINGTLFETLFTLLSVGTLWVFWSSITEDDWPLPVGGGYN is encoded by the exons ATGTCC ctGTTCAAAATCAACGTTCCGCCCGGTGCTCCTTATGGCGGCTGCGCGCTCACGGGCATCGAGTTGAGCGGGGGCAGACATCTCAGCAATTTAG GTTCCATCTTGCTGGctttcatcgccatcttgCTCTCGCTGTTTTTGATTTGGAGGTCGGACAAGAAGCACGCCGCCGTCGGGCGACG TGAGATGCAATTGTTCCTGCTGGgattcatcatcatcgagatTTGCGAGATCTTCACGGTCGGCGGCATTCCGCTCCATGATACGGTTCGGAAG GGATTTTCAGCGGTGCATGTCGCGGCGATCGCTGCCACTTGTTGGATTCTGCTCTTGAATGCGCTGGTGGGCTTTCAGTTGCTTGACGATGGCACTCCGATGTCTCTCAGTCTGATCTGCATATCTGCCGCGGTCCTCTTCATTGGCACCGGGTACATTGCTCTGGACACGGGATTCAACTGGACCGGTCATTTTGAGCCTAGCCATTTCGGCGACAACCGCAATATCGGCCTCTATGTTTTGTACCAACTCTTCCCGCTAGTCTGCCTGGTCGTTTTCTTCGTCCTGGAGGCCATTCTGGTGCTCTCGGTGCTGGGCGAGTTCCGGCCAATGA TCTTTCTGACTGCCGCTGGTCTGTTGTTCGCCATCGGCCAGGTCTTCCAGTACGTGGTCAGCACCTACGTGTGCCATGGCACACATGGGAAAATCAACGGCACCCTGTTTGAAACGCTCTTTACGCTGCTCTCCGTCGGGACGCTCTGGGTCTTTTGGAGCAGTATCACCGAGGACGACTGGCCCCTGCCTGTGGGAGGTGGCTACAACTAA